In Euwallacea fornicatus isolate EFF26 chromosome 23, ASM4011564v1, whole genome shotgun sequence, the DNA window TAAGGATCATTTACAACTATCAATAGACAGTATGTGATTGGCTTTTCGGTTTCCGtgaaaatcagtggcgtattTGACTCATCAAGATTTCCATaattctttgaaatttgaaggCATAAAtcgcaattttctttttaacatcCCGACTATTTTGAACATCATGCAGGTGCctctttgattttttcaatgcgATTTTCAAGCATGGAAAttagattattttaatatttttgaaagtcgCTGCAGTACTTGATTTCTCagaaaaatttttccatatttaagGCGACGAAATCTAGTTTCCTATCCAGAAGGTGCGCATTGATGCGTTGAATCattcggatttttttaaattgaaaaatgttgcattttttcaaaactgggACGAacctaaataatttaagtaaaatatgttttttgctAGTTTTGGGAAATGGGCAAAAGTTAAGAGTCTCGATTCTTTTTATACAATCCGCCTATTGATCCCCGTAGACCTCGACGAATTATGCAAAAAAGCTTCTATTGccgattttttaagaaacggTGATGAAGGATCTACATCACGTTCAATGGGAAATTGGCTCCCAATGTTTGAATTTTCGATTAAGTATGAAGGCATATCAACTTATGATACATTACTGAAAAGGGAGTTTTGcgctaatttgaaatttggcagAATATATCAAAAAGTGAAATATCACAGCAACTATGAAGTAACCGCcctattttgattttcacattttcaggTTCCATTTCCAGGTAACGTCGCAACTCTCGGGTTCTAATTTATTATAGTTGTACAGTTCCAGAGGCAAGAAACCTTTTCCTCTTTATTGAATGGTAGTTTTAGATACTCGTTAGGACTGATATACgaatataaattaatgtttaattgTTGTGAATCGCACACTTCACACACTTTCATTgcgaaaatttcaagtttgagCGTCGGAGAGTTAACTCCGTATGAAAGACTCCGATTGCGAAACGATCGAAAAGAATAATGAACTTGCAATTTTCGACTGCGAATTTAAAGGCGGCAGCTGATTTGTAATTCGCTCCAGTTGTTTCCCCAGAATTTGAACAAAGGTTGTGCTGTAATGTTGTTATTCTCACTTTCAAAGTTAGTTTTATTGTCCCTGTCTCAAGCAAATAGCTATAGAGCGGAACGGATGCGGATCAGCGCCGCCGGCCCTGCATACACGCCATTTCGATAGCATATAGCTGCTTTGTCCGTTAATGTTCCTGCCATCGATAACATCACGCATTTTGATAGCAATAGTTTGCGTGTTACGTGTCCTAGAAATTACcctgtgttaaacaaaatcacACACATATCCAAGCCATTTTCTCACATGGCCTCCTGATAATGTGCTTCTTTTATTGTACTAGAGTCCTCTAAAGTAACCGCGACTACTTTGTTGCTCCAGCGCACGTTTAGTGCTTACTTTGTAGTAATTAGCAGTTAGTGCCTATAACTCTTCAATGAATGAAATATCCCAAcgccaattttgaaattgggaCCAAAAATGTAGCAAACAGTTCCAGGTTCTTTGCAATTCTCGAAATTTCAAGGTTTGCCTTTAGCACCCGCTGATATTGTGTATATTAATAAGTGTCTTGGTGTTTGTTACAATATTGTTCGTGTCTTGGGATATAGCGGTGCTTCTCTGTTCCATTAGTAGTCGCTGTTTACCTCCCTCATGCGCCAGCTAAATTCTTCTTAAAACTATTAAGACTGATGCGTTGTTTTATCTACTTTactagcaaaaaaataaaggcaatatattgtaatatatttttgtgctAAACGTTTGTTACATACATAAttgaaacaatgaaattttaaaaaactgtttttgtaGTGGCCTATAGCAGTGATGGCCAGTGTTGTATAGCGGCTTGGCCTATCTACTTGCATGCGCTTTTTAacctttattattataaatacacACACGCTTGTTATAACTACATACGTACTACAGTTTTAATGCTATATACACAATGTTCAGTTCTCGACACAATGATCCGAATCTGATATGTACAGAATTTTCGAGGATAATCATTGAATTAACCCAAAATCCAAGTGGACAATAAGAAATGTTGGAAATTTCCACTTGTTAGCACATTACGATTAACGCAGAGGTATTTTGAgagttgttaaattaaaactgttattaAATGTGTGAATCTGAtacaataattgaaatggtGATGGTTTTTCGATGGGGCCCATCCTGGagaaactttcttttttcagTCTAACTCTTCACTCAAAAGTCTCTCTATGGCGAAAGTCGTTTCCTCGATAACTTTTTTCGACTATATTGTGGCTCCATTCGGGCTTTTACGCAGATTTTCCGGGTTATTAGCTCCAGGGTCTCCCCAATTAacgtattaatatttttagctgGATGGATCTGTATAGGGAGAGATAATAAGCTTCTTATAGAGAAAATTAACGTGGTGTTTGGTTTATTCCAATACAATCCTTACTAATTAAAACCTCGGGATTAACTCCCTTTTTCcgtatttaaaacattattaggTGTCTACGGGGTGGTTCAAcataattgcaaaattacatatattcaaaaataaagaaaaactgttAAAGCTGACCGACCGTTTCTCCGGTGTCATACGCGGTAAGACCGATAATACAGTAGCTGTCACCAATCAGAATCCTCGTCTTGGTGATGTCTTaacttaaacattttataCTTAAGGCGATACGGTCATCCGGAGTCCGTCTTCCTTATCTTAACAAACATCAGGACAACAAATAAAGACTTTCTTTCAGTTACAATTAGAgtgaaccaccctgtattgaTTTACCTCGACACAAAAATCTTCTTCTGTTTTTCTACTCTCTTTTGCGTCCAATCTCCGTGGGCCAAAAATTAGTTTATCGTTGTTGTAGCTCAAACTCTGCCCAAGGATCAGAGTTACAATCACTTAACTGAGCTCCGCCATTCCACAACTAAACTAAATCTAATGACAATCATATTTATTCCATTACATTGATGTTGATAATATTCCACCATATACCAAGGGAGGTCCACGTATACAGAATCATGTAGctacagtttgaaaagtttattttgtaatatattCAAATGTTAAACTAACGGGTGTCACATgacaatttgaagcacattatcCGCATTCCATGTATACACTGTTGGTCctgttaaaaatatcttgaTAATTTATATGTTGTAACaatataaagtatttttaaaaatttgaaaaaaaaacagtgttGTAGTCCGGCAACAAAGTcggaacgatttttttaatacttagaggtatttgttttatttggttGATTGgaagtttctattttttcatcTAGACGAGTTTCTTGTTAATGATATACATAAGTGTGCCTAGTCAGTAGTTCAGGTCAATTTGGAACTCTATAATAATAGCGCCTTTTCGTCTGTGcagtttttcattgaaattcacGTGTGAAGACCCTAATACATTCCTATATATTCTGATGCATTCCATTCGGGGCACTTTTCAcacaaatggaaaaaaagttaatgaaaaattacctgGTCGCTAAAATACGTCCAAGGGTGCAGACGAAGGGCCTACGTTTTTAGGAAAAGGTTTTATATCTTTCATAGCCGATAAGACAGGTAAAATGGTAAAGGTATTTGAGAATGTTTAAGGGTGGACAAAAGCGCCTTTCAACCGCAGCAATTTTGCCTCCATAGAGATATGGTTCCTTTTCCTTTACATCTCTGTtcgttaatatattttataactatttattattatttttaaggaatttgaatatgtccaaatattttaagtacGATGTTTGATAAGTCATATCAGTTTGTTAAAAGCGTGTATTATTGCAGTGGTGTATTTAATAAAGCATTTCATTTTGCTTGAATTTGATTTGTGTTCATTTCTTCCTTATTGTTATAAGTTCAAGGATgagtatataaataaaaatataaaatatcttacaaaattcaaataatgtgAGTAATAAATATAGAATGACTACGTTTGATGACGCTCGAAACcgtgacttttttttaaatagccaTAACCTGAAATGTCAGTTTTTAACACATGTCTTAACATTGGCCTTAAAATTTTCCTGTCATGgcggaaattattcaaaaattgattagtTCTTATAggaaaatatccaaaatttcttgtttattagTGTTTCCATCGcgttattttcaaagtttgtatCATAATTTATTCGAAAATCGCGATAGTAGGAGCTACATATTTACAGATTTAGATTCCGTTAAATCTAgttcaaatttggtcttctttgGAGTGTTCTACCGATAGCTCTAAGATACTGCTTATGAGGTAAGTAGCATCTACAATATGTAGTAGTTTGAGATTCAGAACCTATTAATACTGCTAACGTAAATACAAGCTACAACCGGGGTTACAGTATATAAAGAACGTCCCAGCAATCTCACTTAGTCTTATAGAatacatgaaaaaaatgtaagcTGCTATAATTTTGTATCCATAGGCTCAATTTACGAATCTATCCATCCTTATAGTGACAGATGGAAactgatttttcttaaaaagctTTCAAAGTATCGTGtctaaattaacaatttttttaatacgattCTAATTTATATTGCTTGTTACCTTTCGAATTAATTTACCTCGTTTTATTCCTCAAGGACGGACTAGGTTTAACAGAATAGTATCTTTTTTTCAGTCTGTGTGATAAAAGAAccacaatattatttttggaccGACTAAACCCCAAGCTAAAAAAAGGTCTTAGTCTCATAGCAGTCAGTATATAGTTGTAAATACGATTTTTCCTTGAATTTCTGTCTTTTACAGAAATCACTCAGCATATTTACACCCCATGGCAATCATTCAAAGATTGCTtctcatataaatttaaaacaacttaGACtgctttaattaataaattaaaggcCCATTTCCTTTAAAACATCTCAAACAATAATGAACGTGACAGACACAACATGTGATGGAGGCTATTTGGTTTCATATGCTCAAGTGGCGGAAGGCCTGCTTATTTTTCGCACAGATGGTTAATAATGCGGGCGTTCTCTTCTTTTGAAAGATGCTAATCCCAAAACTCTTACCTTTGTTATATTATATCCAAAAGAAGGATTCAGTTTTTGACATGATTTCGTGCTAACATTTGTCTTTATTCTCCTGATGGGACATCCGTTTTAACCAATCACAGGGGTACAACACATTACGTGGCagtttaaagaagaaaaattggtCCCATGCCTCCGAGGGCCTCGAAGGTTTGGATCGTAAATTCCTGATgctatattattaaatttctgtcTTTTACGACCTTATTCTGAGACTCCAAGTAtcaatttttatgtgtttCAAATACAGTTCAATCGCGATAATGTGAACACAAAAAATCTCAAGCCGATCACACTAACGGAATTGTTCATACTAGTAAATATTAAGGGAATTATAAAGTAACCATTTACATGCTTCTAGTATATGGATTCTATGAGGGAAATGAACGTATGTATGACTTGTAGTAGAAAGAACGTATGTATACTTGAGTCTATTATAATAAACTTTCGCGAGTATTGAAAGGCAACgggtaattttaatataaataatattaatcgaAGACGCCAACGCCAAAAActgagaacaaaaaaaatatagtgCCATTTGAATCGATTGGTAGAATATCTGTGATAATAGAAGGTTTCAAAGAAACCTATTcctaattgaattttcaataattcccaatataaaaatataaaaataaattataggtAAACCTTCAAGAGGTCCATTGAGAGCTACaattatatttacatatttattgtaCATATTGAAATAATTCCCTGCATCAGTCAAAAATAtgtgattaataaaaattacaaattttggaCCATTCGGTGAAAGGTTGTGTCTCTGCAGAATCGTCATATAACGTTTAGGGTCATTAGTAATTACATAACAATCATACAATTCTCAAAGTTcttaaattttaccacagcGACATGAGACTGGTTTTACCTGGCCTTTCTTCCCATATGTGTACTAATTACAATTAATGTGCAAATATGGATATATCAGCTTAGTTTAAATTGCCGTTGTAGTAAGGAAGTAGCAATATGTTTACCAATACCATTTGAATATAGGAGCCTAATAAATGATAAACAAATGATGTTAGAAAAAAAGgtagtttattaaaataaagaaaatataagtAATTAATCATATCTCTTAAAAATGGTacttatctttaattttcaagGGAAGAGATATAATTTGttgccacttttcaaatttggaatgtAAACTCcttgtaaactcgtacacttttttgactattacaacggcaaagtccataaactaacagcatatccaccatttcagaataagtgaatttattggccatacttggatatttacaggaacaagaagcgaaactgacaagaaaaactgagggctaaataaaaaaactgacatttgagaaacaaattcaagtgttaaaatgtcaattaaaaacatagccaactgagttatttacttaaaagcgccaacgcaaatatgcagcgcattagaattatgcgtttttctccaaaaccgttgcttctagcgacgtcaataaagtataccttttctaagtataaaaggtagggcaaaaggtttttaaataccaaaataatatacaccgtggcacaaaaaagttacagagatttaaatgtgtcctaatggtcgcttgtggcgccccctagaagaaacaactaaatcgttaataaatttgaatttcgtatcctaaaacaccctcaaatatgaaatttcgtgaaattaactcaaagaaatcgaaagatattaaagaaaatgtgatttttttttcaactttaacaccctgtagctccataattatcaacttttggactgagggaagtttagttaaatcgacttattttcactcaaacaatctgcggtattattttggccacgtaattcgaggacaccctgtatatacacatacatacatatataaattatttatgaacgtGACGTATTTATTATTGTCAGAAAATCTAAGTTGGTCTTGTTCTTGGGAAACCTCCGGCTTCTTTTTCAATCAAGTTTTCTTTGCaatagaaaatgtattttttattccatCGGGATATGTGCGCATAATGAAACTGCTGCCTCGAATTCGTAACTTTTCTCCTATTTTACTAAATCTGAAAACATCGCAAGCACCGTTTCAAAAACCGATCAGCTGTATCTACAATGAGCAAGTCGTACCGATATCACTTCGTAGATGAATCACTCGAATGTTAGCGCAGCGATGAGGAAGATGTTCGTAATTCACGCTGTActaataattggaaaaatcgGGTTTTCTTTCGTTCTAAAGACTGGTAAGGTCGCTGTTTGGCTGACTCGATGAGTGACTAATTTAGTGATGGAAAGTGGATGGCGTTCAATCGTTACTTTGAGTGAAAGTGGATTTTGCTGCCCTTTGTGATTCTTGTTTAGGGGTGAATTCTGATTGTTGTCTTTGTAGTTTACAAAGTTACAAAGTTTTTTTAGGTCAATGAAAACgacaaaattagattttttgttgaaactCGAAATTATTTGCTATTTTGACTCTTGTGGAATGTACTTagagccatttttgaatgtaGCCGATGAATGACGTCGCAACCTGATCTGTTTCGAaagcaaacaattttttttaagaattaatactgatttttttgtgtttcaggTCTCAACTGTGTACGTCTTTGCTTCAAGtcgaaattattataaaacggatttaagattttttttcaggaattaatatcacatttttcaggtattaatattaatttttgtcaggaataaatattgttttttttccaatactgCAGactacatattttaaaaataagccCGACAGGATGCCtaagaataaattaattttttgatgcGAATTTATTTGTGTATTCAGAAAAACGAACAACATTTTGCAAATctgttataataattaaaataagtttgtagttatttaaaataaaaacatttttcatatttttgttgccACTAACCAACAATGATTAATTGCAAGGTATCTGTACCGTctcccaaataatttttttataaaaaaaactatgcctagcaaaaatgttgtaagagacaaaacagttttaaaatgaagtcATCTTAtgaaagacaaaaaaattagttatttgtACAGTGGATACCACCGcgccatttttaatatgtatttcCACGCATTAAAAAGATTCCGTACATATCAAAACACGCCAATTTATTTAGTAACTTTTAGTtctaaaattagtgaaaattgataaaagcgtttgacaaatattaaaaaaaaagatattaatttgagaaGTTTAACGGCTTCCAGCGGCAAAATGAAGCAACATCAAACATAAGTAAGTTTGTCTAGAATGGCTTATTTTTGGTTTACGAAGTTTTGGTCAAGCCTTGTACACTAATTttatggacaccctgtatataagaaaattaataaaattatttaaacatttaggATTTTAAACTTTTCCTATAATTAATGATTTCACCTCATAAAAATTTGACTTGGCATTAGTACGACCTAAATGTGTTCCGTCGTCTGACGATTTTTAAACCATGAACACTGTTTTCAGTCTGAGAAATACAAGTTTTATCATGTAACAACTGTCAGTACAGCCCAAAGCCGTCTATATGGGGTGTTGTACGGTGTTTAATAAGGGGAATCTTTACAATAATGTGTGTatgattaaatatatatttaaataagaatataattttaattatattattcacACCAACGAGATTTTGCTTTGTTCATAGCATTGAGTGTTCATATTAGTTTGACTGTATTGGAGATTGTTTGCAAAGGTCAGTTTAAATTAAGATATGGTTATCCGCGTTTCGTTTCCGCTTGAAGGTGTTTCTTAATTatatacaataattattatcgaaAATGTCCTTTTAAAGGAAGTAAAAGAAACTATGTAGTTCAAACAGGTTTTTAACGTAGGTTtcacagaaaataataaaaaatcatttgaatttgTCTCTAAATATCAACAGTAAATATATTGTAATTCTTACAAATTAATGCAATTCCAGATAACTCTTAAaattaagctttaaaaaatggcACATTTTTTACTGAAGCCTACATTGTATgttcaatttagttttttattatgtcACATTCTAATTTTACAGACCATTCCCtaaatatttgaagttttttcaatattatctTTTGCTTTTTTACTTAGATTAAACTCTGGTCTcaataaaccaaaaaactATCACGAGCCTTTTAAATGAGAGTTAAAGCTGCTACTTCATATCCTACCCCACACATATTGCTCCCAATGGCAATATACAAATAGCCATTGTCTCCGAAATCTTCACCCCACGAATTGCGCACAATATAATAAGGTATGTCTGCAGTTAGATTGTAACCCACAATTTGAACTGCATGGCTTAAATTGTCATCACAGTGAAACTGAATTATACCCCCCACATAGTTTTGCCAAGTTTGACCATTCACGCCTACAGCTACTGGTCCGTTTGTAGCTAAAAGttttaagatgacactttCCCGCCcaacaaaactaaaatatcataaaatattctaataaaTTGTATCATATCATCAAGTACATCAATTGATCACTAACTTTTTACAGACATAATCCTTAACTTGAACTCCTCCTTTGATATCTCTCCTCTGGCATTTTTGGTCCTTGAGCTTAAGGGGATAATCAGTCTCATTAGCTACGGTAACATTGTAGTCTTTCAGCCACTGTAGTAAAGAGCAAATGTCCCCTCCCTCACATCCTCTATTGTATGTTGAGCAATCAATCATTTGCTGAACACTTAATTCTACCAACTTTTTATCTTTGATTGCCtgttattttaagaaattttcataagtCATTATCAAGTAAAAAGAAATCCATAAGTTACCTGCATGGATTCTAGACACTCAGTAACAGCAAAAGCCCAGCATGCCCCACAATTTTCTTGCTGTTTTACTTTGGTAACTATTCCTGCCTCCCTCCAGTCAACTATTTTGGGTATACTATCATCCCAAAAAAATTCGTCTACATTGTTCCgtttaacatattttgaaacgGATAAGTGCCTGTTATTTTGAAACAACATGAATTCCTCAGGAGTCAGATCTGAGAATTTTGTAAGGCCATATTTTGCagaattattgtttgttttattaacgttCAACAGGTCAATCAATCCTAAGGATTTCTAGAATGATTTTAAGAAAGGATAGAAGACAATACTTAGAAGTTACTTTGAATGCATCCAATCGATGTTTATATATAGTCTTGTCTGGGTAAGATTTGTTATACTTTACAAGGTACTCCTGAAAGGCTTCTTCGATATTCGGATTATTAGGGTAGTATATAGGTATTATGAAGAAGAGTAAGGCCACATAGCAACCTACCTCCAGATAGGTCTTGTAATCAATTGGCATTTAGAAGGAGTAGTTTTGcctgtaaatttaaatgaaaaatacctGTGTTCTAGACTTGCAGAGAAATAAAATGATCATTAATTGATCAACAAACGATAAGTATTGTAATGAGGAttataatttgtaaataagaTAATTGtaacaatgcaatttttaacttataaTATCAGTTCGTAATGCTTCCTTTTTGAGGCTAGGTTTaagtaaatataaacattGAACACCTGATTCTACAAAAGCTGTACTTAGTGCCAgaaactattttaaattaaaccacAAGACCATTATAATTATCGTGacattaaaattcttaataccaaaaatgttttaaacttCTCTTATTGATATGCATCATATTTGGTTCcaaaaatagataaataatacgAATAACtgctgtttttttaattataaataaatgaaattaaaatacaattttaccACAGTACAATAAAGTTTATTCAATTCATTTGGAGCTATTCTAGAGAAATACAAAtcactaataataaatttctattcattttaaaactattttaatcgACTTTACGTCCAACATActtaaaaactattattagctgatttttcaattacttttCTTCTTGTTCCTTTTCACTAGTGGCACCTTCCTTTTTCTTTCCTAACGAATACAAACAACATAAAACACAGATTTTTTTGGTAGATATATCCACTTTCAAAAGCTTTAGGACATTAAATTCATTTCCATAGAAAAAGGCTATTGACTATTTGGCCTTTTCGCCCTTGTGACAATAAAAGTTACatctatatttaaataatcaaccataaaatgcaaagaaactaaataaattataaatggaaATGCTCCAATAAAGTGGTTGAAGGGAAACGAAATCGAGATGGGCTTGTCAGACAAAGAGGGTTCAAAATACTCCAGTTGTAGGCATTATATGTCCATCTTCTCTGGCTTTGTTGCAgtctttcagtttttcttaTGTGTGTGTTTGTGTAGTAATTGATTGGTTGGGTAGACTATGTAGTGGGTTGTCGGGATGTCCAATCATTGTAATAAGTTTTAGTGTAATCTGTTGTTCCTTGTATGTATTGTTCAGTTGTTTGCGTTGTATTTGTTCTCAGTATGTGTATGTAGTGTAGCAGATAGACTTacgaattttgcaatttttttaatgatccttTCATCTTTCGACGTCAGAGacagaaaatgttttacgTCTTTAGTAATTCTTATAATTGGAATACGTTAagtgaatttcagttttttatcgATTACTACTCCCAACTATTTCGCATCGTTTTTTGATTTAGCCATATTTCGCATAGAAACAACAACAATCCTATTGTTACACTTTTGAGTTGTGCGATCCAATATAACacaaacatataaaaaaatcaccgaTACCACATGCCAATAACATTAACACTATACTTTTGACACGGTCACCAGTACTTCCAATCTACCAACACACCATTTATTGTATTGAGAGTGATTCGTTTACCAACCTTACCTTTTTCCTCGGGCTCCACTGGCGACGTTTGAGTAGAGTCAGGAGATTGATAATTGCCTGGAGGTAGAGCAGGTGCTGCAGAAGGTGGAGGGGGCGCCGAACCGTCAAGCGGGGCTTCTGGTGCATACGGATGCGGAGGTCGGTTCtgaaataaagtaaataattgcTAATAAATGATGATTATTGAAACTCAAATATACATACCTGGGGAGGATATTGTGGAGGATAGTTTTGAGGTGGATAGTGTCCGTATCCAGGATATTGACTTGCAGGGGGGTATCCCTGCTGGTGGGGGGGGTAATTGGGGCCTTGTTGTCCTGGAGGATATCCGTAGCCTTGATGTGGAGGAGGAGGTCTAGCCGGTAGTGGCACTCCTTGAGGAGGGGCAACAGGAGCTCCTAAAAAACCTCTTTACAATGCTACCGCCCACAAATCATATACAAAATGAACGTATCAGCACGTCCTTTAAAACTCTATTCGTATACCTTGAGATGGGTATTGCTGAGGGTACGGTTGTGGTGGTCCTTGCGCTGGAGGCATCATAGGTCCTGGATGAGGTTGTGGTGGTGGTGCTTGTGACTGTGGGGGCTGAGGTTGAGGGTGTTGATGAGGCGATGGTGGCGGGCCCGATGCAACCTGATGTGATGGCttcaaaacacatttttagcATCACACCCTTTCTAATTCTTTTTTACTTACGGGTGAAACATGAGGGGGTGGGCCATGTGGTGCTGGTGGGGTATTATACTGAGAGGGTGGTTGTCCCTGATGTGATGGGGGAACAGCTTGCTGTTGAAGTCGAGGGGGCTGCTGGATAGCAGCTTCCGTCGGCTTTTCTGGGGATTCCTTTGGCGATGAAGCTCCATTAGCTGGAACCACTGGTGGAGGTGTTGTGTCCATGGGTTCAGGCTGCAATTATGGTTGAAATTAATTCCCAGTTTTCGCGTTAAATATCAATGAACCTCAGCTTGTCCATTTTGTTGCACAACTGGGGCGGGAGAAATTGCCCCCGTGCCGTTTACAACAGGTTTTTTAAGCTCATCCTGCGGTTTTGTCCTTTCTTTCTTTACAATCTCATACTGCCTCTCTACCATATTTAAAAAGGTTTCCTCATCGACTGCAGGTTTGCAAtgctgcaaaaatatttttcacacaaaaaatattttttaccacaAATCATGAATATGCACCTTCTTTAATTCATCCTGAAACTGCTCGCTACTCTCGACAAATTTCCTCTTTTTCGCCTCAAATTTCTCTTCAATTTGCTGTAATTCAGCTTCAAGTTTCTTCTGGTGCATTGTCAAAGATTGTACTTGTCtctaaataacaaaaataatttcttctttttgtgAGGTGAAATGAAAGGAAAACCGCTAATCTAAcgttatatacatatatataatatGGTTAGATAGAATGTCCATCAATCACTAACGccgaatatttaatttattcatcaaAGCAAAATTATGCCAGAA includes these proteins:
- the Bap111 gene encoding SWI/SNF-related matrix-associated actin-dependent regulator of chromatin subfamily E member 1 isoform X4, translating into MALPVNYKQVAMQVASPQATSHLMSAGAPMTFNILKERLRASGSAGSSSGKETNPFISTPSGNPTFVPQKLGAGKTKTESKIPKPPKAPEKPLMPYMRYSRKVWDTVKAQNSDLKLWEIGKIIGSMWRDLPEEEKQEYIEEYELEKIEYEKSLKTYHSSPAYQSYIQAKNKGKSGPDGDSHERSSSSSKQAADRRIEIQPAEDEDDQDEGYSVKHLAYARYLRNHRLINEIFSDSVVPDVRSVVTTGRMQVLKRQVQSLTMHQKKLEAELQQIEEKFEAKKRKFVESSEQFQDELKKHCKPAVDEETFLNMVERQYEIVKKERTKPQDELKKPVVNGTGAISPAPVVQQNGQAEPEPMDTTPPPVVPANGASSPKESPEKPTEAAIQQPPRLQQQAVPPSHQGQPPSQYNTPPAPHGPPPHVSPPSHQVASGPPPSPHQHPQPQPPQSQAPPPQPHPGPMMPPAQGPPQPYPQQYPSQGFLGAPVAPPQGVPLPARPPPPHQGYGYPPGQQGPNYPPHQQGYPPASQYPGYGHYPPQNYPPQYPPQNRPPHPYAPEAPLDGSAPPPPSAAPALPPGNYQSPDSTQTSPVEPEEKGKERKRKVPLVKRNKKKSN
- the Bap111 gene encoding SWI/SNF-related matrix-associated actin-dependent regulator of chromatin subfamily E member 1 isoform X5 encodes the protein MALPVNYKQVAMQVASPQATSQRLRASGSAGSSSGKETNPFISTPSGNPTFVPQKLGAGKTKTESKIPKPPKAPEKPLMPYMRYSRKVWDTVKAQNSDLKLWEIGKIIGSMWRDLPEEEKQEYIEEYELEKIEYEKSLKTYHSSPAYQSYIQAKNKGKSAILAAQGPDGDSHERSSSSSKQAADRRIEIQPAEDEDDQDEGYSVKHLAYARYLRNHRLINEIFSDSVVPDVRSVVTTGRMQVLKRQVQSLTMHQKKLEAELQQIEEKFEAKKRKFVESSEQFQDELKKHCKPAVDEETFLNMVERQYEIVKKERTKPQDELKKPVVNGTGAISPAPVVQQNGQAEPEPMDTTPPPVVPANGASSPKESPEKPTEAAIQQPPRLQQQAVPPSHQGQPPSQYNTPPAPHGPPPHVSPPSHQVASGPPPSPHQHPQPQPPQSQAPPPQPHPGPMMPPAQGPPQPYPQQYPSQGFLGAPVAPPQGVPLPARPPPPHQGYGYPPGQQGPNYPPHQQGYPPASQYPGYGHYPPQNYPPQYPPQNRPPHPYAPEAPLDGSAPPPPSAAPALPPGNYQSPDSTQTSPVEPEEKGKERKRKVPLVKRNKKKSN
- the Bap111 gene encoding SWI/SNF-related matrix-associated actin-dependent regulator of chromatin subfamily E member 1 isoform X3; translation: MALPVNYKQVAMQVASPQATSHLMSAGAPMTFNILKERLRASGSAGSSSGKETNPFISTPSGNPTFVPQKLGAGKTKTESKIPKPPKAPEKPLMPYMRYSRKVWDTVKAQNSDLKLWEIGKIIGSMWRDLPEEEKQEYIEEYELEKIEYEKSLKTYHSSPAYQSYIQAKNKGKSAAQGPDGDSHERSSSSSKQAADRRIEIQPAEDEDDQDEGYSVKHLAYARYLRNHRLINEIFSDSVVPDVRSVVTTGRMQVLKRQVQSLTMHQKKLEAELQQIEEKFEAKKRKFVESSEQFQDELKKHCKPAVDEETFLNMVERQYEIVKKERTKPQDELKKPVVNGTGAISPAPVVQQNGQAEPEPMDTTPPPVVPANGASSPKESPEKPTEAAIQQPPRLQQQAVPPSHQGQPPSQYNTPPAPHGPPPHVSPPSHQVASGPPPSPHQHPQPQPPQSQAPPPQPHPGPMMPPAQGPPQPYPQQYPSQGFLGAPVAPPQGVPLPARPPPPHQGYGYPPGQQGPNYPPHQQGYPPASQYPGYGHYPPQNYPPQYPPQNRPPHPYAPEAPLDGSAPPPPSAAPALPPGNYQSPDSTQTSPVEPEEKGKERKRKVPLVKRNKKKSN